The window GTTAATAGCTAGTCAGTggcatcatcctcctcctccttgggcGGCGACTGTTGTTGAGGATGGGTAGGGCTAGGGCTAGGGGAAGGCGACTGTTGTTGAGAGGGAGGGGAAGGCTTGGCGACGCCGGTGAGGTAGTCGAGCGCCGTGACAACGTCGGCGATGGAGGGGCGCATGGTGGCATCCTCCTGCAGACACATGGCGGAGATGGCGAGCGCCTGGTAGAGCCCCTTGGTTGGGTATGCGCCGCGGAGGAGCGGGTCGGCCATCTCCCTGAAGCGCTTCTTGCTCTTGAACCGCGGCGCCGCCCACTGCACAAGGTTGTGCTCATCACGGGGCCTGGACGTGTCGATGACGCGCCGCCCCGTGATGATCTCGAGGAAGACGACGCCGAAGCTATAGACGTCGGACATGGTGGTGAGCTTGCCCGTGAGCGCGTACTCGGGGGCGCAGTAGCCGTAGGTGCCCATGACCCTGGTGGAGACATGGGTCTTGTCGCCGACGGGGCCGACCTTGGCAAGGCCAAAGTCGGAGAGGTGCGCGCGGAAGCAGCCGTCGAGGAGGATGTTGGAGGCCTTGAAGTCGCGGTAGATGacgggcgggccggggcggcgggaGGCGTCGTGGAGGTACTCGAGGCCCCGGGCGGCGCCCTGCGCGATGCGCATGCGCATGGCCCAGTCGAGCCCCCGGGACGACGGCGGCAGGTCCAGGAGGTGGTCCTCGAGGGAGCCCTGGGGCATGAACTCGTAGACGAGCATGCGGTGGTTGGCGTCGGCGCAGTAGCCGATGAGGGTGACGAGGTGGGGGTGCTTGAGGAGGCTGAGCATGAGCACCTCCACCAGGAACTCGCGCGTGCCCTGCAGCCCGTTGCGGTCCAGCTGCTTCACCGCCACCTCCGTGCCGTCCCGCAGCCGCCCGCGGTACACCG is drawn from Triticum dicoccoides isolate Atlit2015 ecotype Zavitan chromosome 4A, WEW_v2.0, whole genome shotgun sequence and contains these coding sequences:
- the LOC119284474 gene encoding probable serine/threonine-protein kinase PBL7 codes for the protein MGILCCFQSGADKLLDHGHAGGPAAVPASTTKKPPPRDAPAVTVRPPNLLRRDDDHQEEEGARSSSNNNNLATLVDEIVAESATYEHNRRVADEILGMNKEEAAVTARAFTFAELSEASGGFRVDSMLGEGGFGPVYRGRLRDGTEVAVKQLDRNGLQGTREFLVEVLMLSLLKHPHLVTLIGYCADANHRMLVYEFMPQGSLEDHLLDLPPSSRGLDWAMRMRIAQGAARGLEYLHDASRRPGPPVIYRDFKASNILLDGCFRAHLSDFGLAKVGPVGDKTHVSTRVMGTYGYCAPEYALTGKLTTMSDVYSFGVVFLEIITGRRVIDTSRPRDEHNLVQWAAPRFKSKKRFREMADPLLRGAYPTKGLYQALAISAMCLQEDATMRPSIADVVTALDYLTGVAKPSPPSQQQSPSPSPSPTHPQQQSPPKEEEDDATD